The following are from one region of the Rhizobium sullae genome:
- the dnaJ gene encoding molecular chaperone DnaJ: MAKADFYETLGVAKTADEKELKSAFRKLAMKYHPDKNPDDKNAEIKFKEINEAYETLKDPQKRAAYDRYGHAAFEHGGMGSGGFGGGGFAGGGGFSDIFEDIFGEMMGGGRQRQRSAGGRERGADLRYNMEISLEEAFSGKTAQIRVPTSITCDMCSGSGAKPGTQPKICGTCQGSGRVRAAQGFFSIERTCPTCHGRGQIIPDPCPKCHGQGRVTEERSLSVNIPAGIEDGTRIRLQGEGEAGTRGGPAGDLYIFLSVKPHEFYQRDGADLYCAVPISMTTAALGGTFDVATLDGTKSRVTVPEGTQAGKQFRLKGKGMPVLRSSQTGDLYIQIQIETPQKLSKRQRELLQEFEQLSSKENNPESTGFFARMKEFFEG; encoded by the coding sequence TTGGCAAAAGCGGACTTTTACGAAACTTTGGGCGTCGCCAAAACGGCGGATGAAAAAGAGCTGAAAAGCGCCTTCCGCAAACTGGCAATGAAATATCATCCGGACAAGAACCCGGACGATAAGAACGCCGAAATCAAATTCAAGGAAATCAACGAAGCCTATGAGACGCTGAAGGACCCGCAGAAGCGGGCTGCCTACGACCGTTACGGTCACGCAGCCTTCGAGCATGGCGGCATGGGTTCCGGCGGCTTCGGTGGCGGTGGTTTTGCCGGCGGCGGCGGTTTCTCGGATATCTTCGAAGATATCTTCGGCGAAATGATGGGCGGCGGGCGGCAGCGCCAACGCTCTGCCGGTGGCCGGGAACGCGGTGCCGATCTTCGCTACAATATGGAAATTTCGCTGGAAGAAGCCTTTTCCGGCAAGACGGCGCAGATTCGTGTTCCAACCTCGATCACCTGCGATATGTGCTCAGGTTCCGGCGCCAAGCCCGGCACACAGCCGAAAATCTGCGGCACCTGTCAGGGATCCGGCCGCGTTCGCGCGGCGCAGGGTTTTTTCTCGATCGAACGAACCTGCCCGACCTGCCACGGTCGCGGCCAGATCATTCCCGATCCATGCCCGAAGTGCCATGGACAGGGCCGCGTGACGGAAGAGCGTTCGCTCTCGGTCAATATACCGGCCGGCATCGAAGATGGCACGCGCATCCGCCTGCAGGGCGAAGGCGAGGCCGGCACGCGCGGCGGACCGGCGGGCGACCTCTACATCTTCCTGTCGGTGAAGCCGCATGAATTTTATCAGCGCGATGGAGCGGACCTTTATTGCGCCGTTCCGATCTCGATGACAACGGCAGCACTCGGCGGCACTTTCGACGTGGCGACGCTCGATGGCACGAAATCGCGCGTGACCGTTCCGGAAGGGACACAGGCCGGTAAGCAGTTCCGGCTCAAGGGCAAGGGCATGCCGGTGCTGCGCTCCAGCCAGACGGGCGACCTCTACATCCAGATCCAGATCGAGACGCCACAAAAGCTCTCAAAGCGCCAGCGCGAGCTGCTGCAGGAATTCGAACA